From the genome of Hydrogenophaga sp. PBL-H3, one region includes:
- the parA gene encoding ParA family partition ATPase, translated as MIVALLNQKGGVGKTTLATHIAGELAMRGQHVVLLDADPQGSSLDWTQRRSQQGLPRLFSAVGLARETLHQEAPELARRADHVVIDGLPRIAALARSALLAAERVLIPVQPSPYDLWASAEMVALIREAQVFRPALRAAFVINRRVSTTIIGREARQALADQPLPALRAEVHQRIVFADSVAAGRLARETAPDSTAAREMTALVDELLRWPT; from the coding sequence ATGATCGTCGCTCTGCTCAACCAGAAAGGCGGCGTGGGCAAGACCACGCTCGCCACGCACATCGCCGGCGAGCTGGCGATGCGCGGTCAGCACGTCGTCCTGCTGGACGCCGACCCGCAGGGTTCATCGCTGGACTGGACACAGCGCAGAAGCCAGCAAGGCTTGCCACGGCTGTTCAGCGCCGTGGGCCTTGCACGCGAAACGCTGCACCAAGAAGCGCCAGAACTCGCCAGGCGGGCCGATCACGTCGTCATCGACGGCCTGCCCAGGATCGCCGCCTTGGCGCGCTCCGCGCTGCTGGCGGCCGAGCGCGTGCTGATCCCCGTGCAGCCCAGCCCCTACGATCTGTGGGCCAGCGCCGAGATGGTGGCGCTGATCCGCGAGGCGCAAGTCTTTCGGCCCGCGCTGCGCGCGGCCTTCGTCATCAATCGGCGCGTCAGCACCACCATCATCGGGCGCGAAGCGCGCCAGGCGCTCGCCGACCAGCCACTTCCTGCGCTGCGCGCGGAAGTGCATCAGCGCATCGTGTTCGCCGACAGCGTAGCCGCTGGCCGGCTTGCACGCGAAACGGCGCCCGACAGCACCGCCGCCCGCGAAATGACCGCGCTGGTGGATGAACTGTTGCGGTGGCCGACATGA
- a CDS encoding S26 family signal peptidase, whose translation MTLPSAAAGATGIPPHPRSRLRARLVLAGLSVCGLAALAWTFLVQPLPRLIYNPSDSVAVGWYRVDPLGNGTDSLPRPLSVDSIVLTALPPDAAALAAQRGYLPARVPLLKRVGAVAPQEVCITGRVVRIDGVPSAAVLPADRWGRPLPSWQQCRHLEPGELFLLSATNPASFDSRYFGPVSASAVIGVAHPVWLESRP comes from the coding sequence ATGACGCTTCCATCCGCCGCTGCCGGTGCAACCGGCATTCCGCCGCATCCTCGCTCGCGCCTGCGCGCTCGCCTCGTGCTGGCGGGCCTGTCCGTCTGCGGCCTCGCTGCGCTCGCTTGGACGTTCCTCGTGCAGCCGCTGCCGCGCTTGATCTACAACCCATCCGACAGCGTGGCGGTTGGTTGGTATCGCGTCGATCCACTGGGCAACGGTACCGACTCGCTGCCACGTCCTTTGTCCGTGGACAGCATCGTCCTGACCGCGCTGCCGCCAGATGCCGCCGCGCTGGCTGCGCAGCGCGGCTACCTGCCGGCGCGTGTGCCGCTGCTCAAGCGCGTGGGCGCCGTCGCGCCGCAGGAGGTGTGCATCACTGGCCGCGTCGTCCGCATCGACGGCGTGCCTTCGGCCGCCGTGTTGCCGGCTGACCGCTGGGGCCGCCCGCTGCCATCCTGGCAGCAATGCCGTCACCTCGAACCCGGCGAACTGTTCCTGCTCAGTGCGACCAACCCGGCATCGTTCGACAGCAGGTATTTCGGGCCGGTCAGCGCATCCGCCGTGATCGGCGTCGCGCATCCGGTCTGGCTGGAGTCCCGTCCATGA
- a CDS encoding DUF2840 domain-containing protein, with amino-acid sequence MTASASPAAGAATAALAAPSGQPASVPLTRVALAYIEPRFKLYLRFGEPARTLQLDRWRRCAVFLPGAMFCRIRWQANDYGTIRWQLIVMQACTPLDAAQRIPGVQPGARLLLHAEGENQVRAVLDRIDAIEALGIAPVGASPAYWRTLANRLAARLPLPEYTAERHAAWLTGRALP; translated from the coding sequence ATGACTGCATCCGCTTCGCCTGCCGCTGGTGCGGCCACGGCTGCGCTCGCAGCACCTTCCGGCCAGCCTGCCAGCGTACCGCTGACGCGCGTGGCGCTGGCCTATATCGAACCGCGCTTCAAGCTCTACCTGCGCTTTGGCGAACCCGCGCGCACGCTCCAGCTCGACCGCTGGAGGCGCTGCGCGGTGTTCCTGCCGGGCGCCATGTTCTGCCGCATCCGCTGGCAGGCCAACGACTACGGCACGATCCGCTGGCAGCTCATCGTCATGCAGGCTTGCACGCCGCTCGATGCGGCGCAGCGCATCCCCGGCGTGCAGCCGGGCGCACGCCTGCTGCTGCACGCCGAGGGAGAGAACCAAGTCCGCGCTGTGCTGGATCGCATCGACGCCATCGAGGCGCTGGGCATCGCACCTGTCGGTGCCTCGCCCGCGTACTGGCGCACGCTCGCCAACCGGCTCGCTGCGCGCTTGCCGCTGCCCGAATATACCGCCGAGCGGCACGCCGCCTGGCTGACCGGGAGGGCGTTGCCATGA
- a CDS encoding chromosome partitioning protein ParB — protein sequence MTAKPPPNSKRTVKRVGIGARPPANPHVEAWIRQGDADALNKGDLYTARLTLDVTPALRARIKIAAFGQGVTVADLLRGLLEREFPEQRRENTP from the coding sequence ATGACAGCGAAGCCGCCACCGAACAGCAAACGCACGGTCAAGCGCGTCGGCATCGGTGCGCGTCCGCCCGCGAATCCGCACGTCGAGGCGTGGATTCGCCAGGGCGACGCCGATGCGCTCAACAAGGGCGACCTCTACACCGCCCGCCTGACCCTCGACGTGACGCCCGCGCTACGCGCTCGCATCAAGATCGCCGCCTTCGGTCAAGGCGTGACGGTGGCCGATCTGCTGCGTGGCCTGTTGGAGCGCGAGTTTCCAGAGCAACGCAGGGAGAACACCCCATGA